The sequence below is a genomic window from Gossypium hirsutum isolate 1008001.06 chromosome A11, Gossypium_hirsutum_v2.1, whole genome shotgun sequence.
tattcttacaaatataaaaaaaacataagttttgaatatattcaaatatattatatataaattgttggtaacatgagctgCTTAAAAAGGCCATACATCATTGGGTTTGGAATGAGTCAGTCGCAAACTTAATAATAACTAGACATGTTAAGTCACTTCAGCAATTAAATCACATACATTATATATGACTAAATATTTGGGTTTTGACTGCTCTATTTAATTtcagagaaaataaaagaaaaatggtaaaaataataatgaattccTTCTCATTTGTTGTGAATATAATAATACTGCTTAAATAGTCATTTTTCTTAGGTGCTTCCAATACAGCAAATACATATactaaaaaattaaaccaactTCTTAAAATGTTGGCATCATTTCTATAAGAGGAGAGAAACTGTTATCAGTACGATCACAACTGTTTGGCCTTTAAAATTTCCTACACAGCGGGGGCATGACTAATATGCCAGAAAAATTGGCATCATCTTTCATATTTCCAACGGTTATTAATTTTGTAggtttctaagctcttcggcttctATATAAATAGCAGCCAAACTCGGTTCTTTTACGCCTCAAAATCGAAAACCCATCTGGCCCTGTGCTTTGGTGTTGTAATATCATCATAGTTATGAGCAGTGACATAGAGTGTGTCTGGGTCTTCGCCCTTGCATCCAAATGCCGAGCTTTTTCTCAGGAAAGTATTGCATGGTCAATTTTGATCATCGCTCTTGCCTGGCTACTTATGATCTTACTCTACTGGGCTCACCCCGGTGGTCCAGCTTGGGGCAAAAATAGGTTCAAAATTtgttcttctctttcttctcacGCTAACGAGCCAATTCCAGGGCCTAGAGGGTTGCCTCTATTTGGCAGCATGAACCTTATGGCCAGCTCCCTGCCTCACCACCGGATTGCATCCGCTGCTGAGACATGCAAGGCTAAGAGGCTCATGGCCTTTAGCCTCGGAGATACTCGTGTTATTGTAACCTGCAACTCGGATGTAGCAAGAGAGATTCTTAACAGCTCTGTATTTGCTGATCGTCCAGTGAAAGAGGCGGCGTATAGCTTGATGTTCAATAGAGCAATCGGGTTCGCTCCTTATGGAGTTTACTGGCGAACCCTGAGGAGAATCGCGGCTACGCACCTTttctgtcctaagcaaattaaaGGTGCAGAGGATCAGAGGCGCGTGATTGCCTCTGAAATGGTCACTTTATTTGCTCACACCTCTAACCAAAGCTTTCACGTACGCCAAGTCCTCAAACGAGCTTCTCTAAACAACATGATGGCTTCGATATTCGGACGAAAATATAAGTTAGATTCCATCAATACTGAAGTTGAACAACTTGGAGATCTAGTTGATGAAGGCTACGATTTACTGGGCACATTTAATTGTTCTGACCATCTCCCTTGGTTGGTAGATTTTGATCTTCAGAAACTCAGACTTAGATGCTCAAACCTTGTCCCTAAAGTAAACCGCTTTGTCAGCCGGATTATAGCCCAACACAGAGGTAGGGCTCCAACAAACTCTAAAATTCGAGATTTCGTCGATGTTTTACTCTCTCTCCAAGGTACCGATAAATTATCAGACTCCGACATGATCGCCATTCTGTGGGTAAGCCATCCAATTTATATTTCTTACTGTAAAAAAAtgtactaaataaaaaaattactagagCTCATATCATTTGATTAACGTTTTCCATGTTAAAAAATGTAGCTTGTTTAAGAAAGGTGTTGGAGAAATAAGACAAATCAAATCAATACTATTTCTGGTACTGAGTTTGATTGTACTAAATAAAATACGTCACGTGGCTTTTTGTATAGGAAATGGTATTCAGGGGAACTGATACTGTGGCGGTGCTGATTGAGTGGATACTAGCAAGGATTGTGCTTCATCCTGAGGTTCAATCGAGGGTCCATGATGAGCTCGACAACGTTGTTGGCAGATCACGTGCTGTGGACGAGTCTGATGTAGCCAAAATGATTTATCTTCCGGCTGTGATCAAGGAGGTTCTGAGGCTTCATCCACCGGGCCCCCTCCTTTCCTGGGCCCGTCTAGCTATCACTGATACCACTATTGATGGGTATCACGTGCCCAAGGGGACTACAGCAATGGTGAACATGTGGGCTATTACGAGGGACCCTCAAGAGTGGCCAAATCCATTTGAATTTATGCCCGATAGATTTGTGACTGGAGAAGGTGAAGGGGAGTTTTCTGTGCTTGGTTCAGACCTTAGGCTGGCTCCATTCGGGTCGGGCAGGCGAACATGCCCGGGAAAGAACTTGGGGTTGACCACCGTCAGCTTTTGGGTGGCAACCCTTTTGCACGACTTTGAATGGCTACCCTCAGATCAAAATCCCGTTGACTTATCCGAAGTTTTAAGACTATCTTGTGAGATGGCTAATCCTTTGAGTGTTAATGTTCGCCCCAGACGTAAATTAAGCCTATCACACCAGTGACATTGTGCCCTCGAAAATGAGGAACTAAGAAGAGCGAAAACATGAGAATCAAAGACCCCCCAAAAAAATAGTAGTAGGGAAGTGAACCCTTGATAACCTTGTCTTGGTTGTGTCCCTCAAGTCTGAGGTTCTTAATCTTCATTTGTTACTGCATAGTTAATTATCTATCTGTATTACTACTATATCTTGTGCGAATTAACTATTAGTGTGCCTTTAACCTGTCCGCCTGTTCATGAACTATGGTCAGAGAAGCAAAGAATGAAGCTACGTTATGTGGTACTAGTATATGATAAAAGCTTTAACCTTACTCATCTCTTTTTTCCAAGACGTGAATTCTCGTTAAATTAATAGCTTCGGATTCCAAAATGTCTTTCTCCAAAAAAGAAAATTCACAACGTTAATTACTTGAGGCATGCAGTATATTTCTGGTGACAGTTTACAGATATAATCATCAGATTTCACTTGGATGTCTGTACTGAAATTCTTTACAAACTAATTAATAGTAGCGCATTGGGAGGGAGGATCTCAATCAATCTGTACAAGACATCACTAAAGAGGTTAGAACTAAGAGTCAGACTATACGTTTGCTTTGTACACATATAGCCCATTTTCCCCAAAGAAATTAATTTAGAGAAAAAGACAGCATTCACAATCATCTTCATTATTGACTGAAACTCTCAACAAATCCTAGACCAATGACAATGAAACTCTTGGCTTATGGTGTGGAATATAGCATTTTTGTCTCAACTATCGTGCGGctctgctttttctttttctttttttcttttcttttgttcataTTATTGATAGCAAATACTACTACTATAAAAATGACAGAGAGAGCTGCTTTCCCTTTTCTGTACAAGTGTCTAAGGAAGGAGGCTGTAAATTAAGTAGCGGTAATTAATCAGTTATCATCTTTTGCTATTCATGGGATTACTTTCCAACAGACAACTTGTGGATGAGCAGCCTAAGTTTCGTTAAAACAAGCACGTTTCTTAATTAATACCCCTGGGCCCCTCTGCTGATAATCCAAATAATGTTCCAACTTTTTAGGAAAGAAGATGAACATGGAATTCGACATTTTTAATCCCCTACTTCACACGATGGTGAGGGAGAtgcccttctttttttttatccaaaaagaaataagaaaattacaGTTTCTAGTTACAAAGTCTATAATTTAGGTATCACTAATCCTTATATTTGCACCCCCTAATCGCTTTCTAACTATAGCCTCTATTCCTGCCTTCCCTCCAAATCAAGTAGATATAAGCAAGACTCTTTGAAGCAATTAGGGGGTGTTTTATGTTTTAAGTGAATCATTTTCATCTTGGTGATGGAAAGTGATGAATCATATTCATCTTAGTGTCAGCGGAGCCATATGGAATGTTGACC
It includes:
- the LOC107922805 gene encoding cytochrome P450 78A3 → MSSDIECVWVFALASKCRAFSQESIAWSILIIALAWLLMILLYWAHPGGPAWGKNRFKICSSLSSHANEPIPGPRGLPLFGSMNLMASSLPHHRIASAAETCKAKRLMAFSLGDTRVIVTCNSDVAREILNSSVFADRPVKEAAYSLMFNRAIGFAPYGVYWRTLRRIAATHLFCPKQIKGAEDQRRVIASEMVTLFAHTSNQSFHVRQVLKRASLNNMMASIFGRKYKLDSINTEVEQLGDLVDEGYDLLGTFNCSDHLPWLVDFDLQKLRLRCSNLVPKVNRFVSRIIAQHRGRAPTNSKIRDFVDVLLSLQGTDKLSDSDMIAILWEMVFRGTDTVAVLIEWILARIVLHPEVQSRVHDELDNVVGRSRAVDESDVAKMIYLPAVIKEVLRLHPPGPLLSWARLAITDTTIDGYHVPKGTTAMVNMWAITRDPQEWPNPFEFMPDRFVTGEGEGEFSVLGSDLRLAPFGSGRRTCPGKNLGLTTVSFWVATLLHDFEWLPSDQNPVDLSEVLRLSCEMANPLSVNVRPRRKLSLSHQ